Part of the Niallia alba genome is shown below.
CCACCGATAGCATTTCCTGCCGCAACTCCACCTTGATAAGCTGCTACATATACAAATTGGGAACCAAGCGTGACATCTCCTGCTGCATAGATGCGTGAATTCGTTGTTTTTGAATACTCATCGATTACGATTTCACCACGGGGGCCTACTTCAACGCCTGCATCCTGTAAATTCAAGGTTGCCGTGTTTGGTGTTCTTCCTGTGGCAACCAGTAATTGATCTGCCTCAATGATTCGCTTCTTGCCATTTACCTCAACATGGACCTTTTTAATGTCTCCATCTTGTTCGATTCGTTCAAAAGATGCTCCCGTCACTAAGTTGACCCCTTGTTCTGTCAAGGCTTGCGTGATTGCTTCTGAAACCTCAGGATCGTACTCCTTTAATAATTGCGGGCTTCTTTGCATCAACGTGACTTCTGAACCTAGATTATGGAAGAGTTGTCCCAATTCCATCCCGATATATCCAGAACCGATGACCGTAAGACGCTTAGGCACCTTCTTTAATTCAAGTAGAGTTGTGCTTGTTAAATAATCGACTTCATCCATTCCAGGAATGTTTGGCACTGCTGGTGAAGCACCTGTCGCGATTAAGAATCGTTTGGCTGACAACTGCATGCCATTGACTTCAACGGTTTTTTCATCTACGAATTTCGCTTCGCCTTTGATTAATTCAAAGCCATAGTCATCAATCAAATCCACATATTTTGAGTTTCGAAGATCCGTCACCAGTTCATTTTTCTGCTTGATCAATGGTGCCAAATCAACGTCGCCAGCTGACGTGTGCAATCCGATGAATGGATTATTTTTTGCCAGATGATTGATTTCGCCAGCCCGAAGCAAAGTCTTTGAAGGAACACAGCCGATGTTCACGCATGTTCCACCAACCGTACCACGTTCAATGATTGCCACTTTTGCTCCGTATTTCACGGCTTCGATGGCAGATGAAAAGGCAGCCCCACCAGAACCGATGATGATGTAGTCATAATCACCTTCATCACCTAACTGCATCATTTCTTGCGATTGTACTTCTTCTGCTTTGCCTGGTTGATATTTCGCTTCAGCAATCGCTTTTTTCGCTGTTTCAACCTCTAAGCCATTTGGTAGCTCAAATACAGCTTCGCCACGACGAAAATCTACTTCAATCCCTCTTGCACCCATGTTTTCAAGAGCAACAGCTACATGCTCTTCACAACCCGTACAAGTCATCCCTTGAACGTTCACTCGATATTTTTTCATGTTAACCCTCTCCTTTTATTCGACTCCAAGCCCGAAATCCGAAACTGCCGTCTTAATTGCCTGTAAATCCGTTTTCTTATCATCAAAGGAAACCGTTACTTCGCCCTTGCTTCCACTGACTTTAATGGCTGTTTTGCTAACGCCATCTACCTGTTCCAGGACGCTTTCTACAACAGACGGCGGACAACAATCCATCCCCAAAACCGTGAATGTCCCTGTTTTAGATGTTTCAATGGTAGCTTTTGCTTCCTGCTTAGCATCCATAGTATTTTGTGCTTTTTTTCGTTACTACACGCACTAACCACCAGCAGAAGGGATAATGCCATCATAATCCTGATTATCTGTACTCTCATATATAGCACCCCAATCTTTATAGTCAACTTTCAACTAGAAATAAAAAAAGAAACATGCCGAAAACGAAAAACGTCGTAATCCATAAGCCAATGACAGAACTTTTACTTTTGCCCTTTCTCCCATAAACCATGTAAAACGAGTAAGCAAGAAGGATAATGGTAACGATGCTGAACAATAACCGATACTTTAGTGAATAGAAGGCTAATGCTCCTGCAAATCCAGTTAGTCCAAGAGGAATGAAAATCAGTGGACCTAGGCAGCATGCAGCCATAACAAAAGCTGAAAATACAGTAGCTACTTGCGACACTTTTTCCTTCATGATTTAAACCTCTCCATACTGCAACAATCATGCGTTTTTGTTTCCTTTTTTGTTTCTGGGTCAAGTTTTCTCCAGCCCTTGAAAAGAGCAAAGACAAATAACAGACCCATCACGATGAAAATAACATCTTTAAAGTCCGTGAAGTATGAACCCAGTGCCGTTCCTGCAACCAACGGAAGCAGTAAAAACAGATGACACGGGCATGTGATTAGTGCGACAAGAAACCAGCCTGAACTTTTTATTGTGTTTTTCATCCTGTTTCACCTCTTATTTCTTCATCAATGTTTCAATAATGGGGCATTCGTAAATATCTTTGTTTTCAGGACATCTTTCTTTAAGATCCATCAGCATTTGTTCAATTCTTTTGAGATCTTGAATTTTATGCTGGATGTCTTCTATCTTAAGAACGGTGAAATCATACATATCACGGCACTTTGCTTCATCGCGATCGACGACCCCTAGCAATTTGTCAATTTCATTTAAGCTAAATCCTAATTCCTGCATCCGTTTTATGAAATTCAACCGATCGACCGTTTGTTGTGAATACATTCGGTATCCTTTTTCGGTACGATCAGGCTCTGGAATTAAGCCTAAACGCTCATAATATCGAATGGTCTCTTTGTTAACGTTACACTTCTCAGCGATTTCCCCGACTCGAAAATGCAATTTACTTCACCTCACATATAATATAAACCCTGTACCATAGTACAGGGTCAATATATTTTTTACTACCTTCAATTAAATGATTCCAATACCGAAAACGACCGTTTATGGTACTGATAAATATTTTTTAAAAAACAACCAATTTCTATTAATCTATAGAACCAAAACTCATTCCCAAAATCAAAGTAACATTTTTAGTATCTAATACCGTTTTTGGTGCTAATATAGGGTTATAAACTACTTTTGCAGGTGATGAATGATGATATTTGGTTATGCACGTGTAAGTACGGAGGAACAAAACTTGGATATGCAAGTTGATGCACTTACAAAATTTGGGGTGGAAAAAATTTATAAAGAAAAATTGACCGGAACTAGAAAAGATAAACCCCAACTTGAAGAACTTCTTAAAGTCTTACGCAGTGGCGACAAAATTGTTGTATATAAACTGGATCGTATTTCACGTTCTACAAAACATTTAATTGAACTTAGTGAATTATTCGATGATCTGGGCGTGGATTTTGTCTCTATTAATGACAGTATTGATACTTCAACTGCAATGGGGAAGTTTTTCTTTCGTACAATGGCAAATATTGCAGAGTTAGAACGAGATATTATTAGCGAAAGGACAAAGTCAGGGCTTCAAGCAGCAAGATCCAGAGGAAGGAAAGGTGGCAGACCATCGAAGAAAAAGGACAAAGTTGAAATGGCAATAAAAATGTATAAGAGCAAGGATTATACAATCAACCAAATTACAGAAGCAACAGGAATTAGCAAAACCTCACTGTATAGATACTTAGACAAAGTAAATTAGGCTCATACCAAAATTATTAATAAGGATTGATTTAACTTGAGTGTGAAAGAACTGCTGACACAAGAACAGCGCAAGGAAATTTTAAACCTTAATAATTTATCAGAATTTGAATTTACTTCTTATTACAGTCTATCTGACTATGATATTGATGTTATAAATCGTCATAGAAGAGATCATAATCGCTTAGGGTTCGCACTCCAATTATGCATTCTTAGAAATCCCGGTTGTTCTTTAATTAATATGTTAGAAATACCCGAAAACCTTATTAAATATGTCGCTAATCAAATTAATGTAGATCCAGAGGTTTTCTCTTCATATGCTCAACGTGATACAACTAGACGTGAGCATTTAGAAGAAATACGTCAAGTATATGGATATAGAAACTTTAATAACAGTGATTATCGTACGATTTCTAATGTTCTTTTAAAAGCCGCATTGGAAAATGGGAATTCAATGTATCTAGTACGCACAGCAATTGATTTATTAAGAAAGGAAAAAACAATTCTTCCTGCCATACCAACAATCGAAAGGATGGTTTGGATAGCAAGAACGCGTGCAGAGAAAAAAATATATGCCATACTAACAAGTAATCTTTCCGAAAGACATAAGCGTGAACTAGAAAAGTTAATCGATTTAACGGTAAATAATAATAAAACCCAATTAGCTTGGCTTCGGGAAATTCCCGGACAGTCGTCACCAGATTCTTTTATAAAAGTCATAAAAAGATTAAAGTACATTAAAGAAATGAATATTGCAGCCAATACGGCATTAATACACCCCAATAGACTTTTACAATTGGCACGAATTGGGGCAAGATATGAACCCCATTCTTTTAGAAGATTTAACGAAGATAAAAGATATGCATTATTAGTCGCTCACTTAATCACTCTCTCCCAAGACTTAACTGACCATGCCATTGAAATTCATGATAGACAAATGATGGTGTTACAAGCAAAAGGCAGAAAAACACAAGAAGAGATGCAAAAACAAAATGGAAAGTCAGTAAATGAAAAAGTTGTGCATTACGCAGATATAGGAACGGCTTTAATTAAAGCCAAAGAGGAAGGTATTGATCCCTATGTGGCATTAGAGCAAGTAATGCCGTGGGATAAAATTGTAGAATCGATTGAGGAAGCTAAATTATTATCAAGACCAATGGATTATGATTACCTTGATTTAATAAAAACTCGATATAACTATTTAAGGAAATATACTCCGAGCTTGTTGGATTCTTTAGTGTTCAAA
Proteins encoded:
- the merP gene encoding mercury resistance system substrate-binding protein MerP, yielding MDAKQEAKATIETSKTGTFTVLGMDCCPPSVVESVLEQVDGVSKTAIKVSGSKGEVTVSFDDKKTDLQAIKTAVSDFGLGVE
- the merR1 gene encoding mercury resistance transcriptional regulator MerR1, which gives rise to MHFRVGEIAEKCNVNKETIRYYERLGLIPEPDRTEKGYRMYSQQTVDRLNFIKRMQELGFSLNEIDKLLGVVDRDEAKCRDMYDFTVLKIEDIQHKIQDLKRIEQMLMDLKERCPENKDIYECPIIETLMKK
- the merA gene encoding mercury(II) reductase, which produces MKKYRVNVQGMTCTGCEEHVAVALENMGARGIEVDFRRGEAVFELPNGLEVETAKKAIAEAKYQPGKAEEVQSQEMMQLGDEGDYDYIIIGSGGAAFSSAIEAVKYGAKVAIIERGTVGGTCVNIGCVPSKTLLRAGEINHLAKNNPFIGLHTSAGDVDLAPLIKQKNELVTDLRNSKYVDLIDDYGFELIKGEAKFVDEKTVEVNGMQLSAKRFLIATGASPAVPNIPGMDEVDYLTSTTLLELKKVPKRLTVIGSGYIGMELGQLFHNLGSEVTLMQRSPQLLKEYDPEVSEAITQALTEQGVNLVTGASFERIEQDGDIKKVHVEVNGKKRIIEADQLLVATGRTPNTATLNLQDAGVEVGPRGEIVIDEYSKTTNSRIYAAGDVTLGSQFVYVAAYQGGVAAGNAIGGLNKKLNLEVIPGVTFTAPAIATVGLTEQQAKEKGYEVKTSVLPLDAVPRALVNRETTGVFKLVADAKTLKILGAHVVAENAGDVIYAATLAVKFGLTVEDLRETLAPYLTMAEGLKLAALTFDKDVSKLSCCAG
- a CDS encoding recombinase family protein, whose amino-acid sequence is MIFGYARVSTEEQNLDMQVDALTKFGVEKIYKEKLTGTRKDKPQLEELLKVLRSGDKIVVYKLDRISRSTKHLIELSELFDDLGVDFVSINDSIDTSTAMGKFFFRTMANIAELERDIISERTKSGLQAARSRGRKGGRPSKKKDKVEMAIKMYKSKDYTINQITEATGISKTSLYRYLDKVN
- the merT gene encoding mercuric transport protein MerT; its protein translation is MKEKVSQVATVFSAFVMAACCLGPLIFIPLGLTGFAGALAFYSLKYRLLFSIVTIILLAYSFYMVYGRKGKSKSSVIGLWITTFFVFGMFLFLFLVES